The following proteins are co-located in the Pseudomonas sp. DY-1 genome:
- the tssG gene encoding type VI secretion system baseplate subunit TssG codes for MATPGRHAPLPLSRRLREAPQAFELLQALLLLERERPGADPLGQGSAPQGEALRLRGPLTPTFAASQVEKLEEQPGQPPTLTTPVFGLGGPDGPLPYAYQEWLQQRAKEKDHAPAEFLDLFQHRLLSLLYRALGKHRLALGFRAPEDSPAQDQLLALCGLLPGALQNRLTLPDAAVTARTALFAGGRRSLAGFAALVRHQFNVAVRYEAYQGGWREIPPASCSRLQRGARNLRLGRDAIAGTRVWDEHAGIRLILGPLSSDRARDFLPAGADHVQLASLAALYFGPDLDCSLRLLVRPGAPLCLDRTQSPRLRWSGGLQLHGETLQRIDTRLRHSEVT; via the coding sequence GTGGCAACCCCAGGCCGGCATGCCCCTCTCCCTCTGAGCCGGCGCCTGCGCGAAGCGCCGCAGGCGTTCGAGCTCCTGCAGGCACTCCTGCTGCTGGAGCGCGAACGGCCTGGTGCAGACCCCCTTGGCCAGGGCAGCGCCCCCCAGGGTGAAGCCTTGCGCCTGCGCGGCCCGCTGACCCCGACCTTCGCGGCCAGCCAGGTCGAGAAGCTGGAAGAACAGCCCGGCCAGCCACCGACCCTTACCACTCCCGTGTTCGGCCTCGGAGGCCCCGACGGCCCCCTGCCCTACGCCTACCAGGAGTGGTTGCAACAGCGCGCCAAAGAGAAGGATCACGCCCCGGCGGAATTCCTCGACCTGTTCCAGCATCGCCTGCTCAGCCTGTTGTACCGCGCGCTCGGCAAACATCGCCTGGCGCTGGGCTTTCGCGCGCCCGAAGACTCGCCAGCACAGGACCAGTTGCTGGCCCTCTGCGGCCTGCTACCCGGTGCCCTGCAGAATCGCCTGACCCTGCCGGACGCGGCCGTGACCGCACGTACCGCGTTGTTCGCTGGCGGCCGTCGCTCTCTGGCCGGTTTTGCCGCACTGGTGCGTCACCAGTTCAACGTCGCGGTGCGCTACGAGGCCTACCAAGGGGGCTGGCGCGAAATCCCACCGGCCAGCTGCAGCCGCTTGCAACGCGGCGCCCGCAACCTCCGCCTGGGCCGCGATGCCATCGCTGGCACCCGTGTATGGGATGAACACGCCGGTATCCGCCTGATCCTCGGCCCGCTGTCCAGCGACCGTGCACGCGACTTTCTTCCCGCCGGCGCCGACCACGTACAGCTTGCAAGCCTGGCCGCGCTCTACTTCGGCCCAGACCTGGACTGCAGCCTGCGCCTGCTGGTCCGTCCCGGTGCGCCGCTGTGCCTGGACCGCACCCAATCGCCCCGCCTGCGCTGGAGTGGAGGCCTGCAGTTGCACGGCGAAACGCTGCAACGGATCGACACTCGATTGCGCCACTCGGAGGTGACCTGA
- the tssH gene encoding type VI secretion system ATPase TssH, producing the protein MELGSLIGRLNAESRRALERAAQRCLQRTHHYVEIEHLLLELLDIEGGDLACLLPRFGLERDTLASEINQALELFKAGNTRTPALSAQTIGVLEDAVVHASVLGQQSIRSGLLLLALLDRDERRTLLLNSASSLLRIPREALRSNLLEWTQPSREQPAAAQAAKGKPAQPGAQDSILDQYTQDLTADAHAGRIDPIVGRDSEIRQSIDILLRRRQNNPILVGAPGVGKTAVVEGLALRIAAGDVPPPLQDVSLRVLDLGLLQAGAGVKGEFEQRLKGVIDGVRNADKPVILFIDEAHTLIGAGAAEGQSDAANLLKPALARGELRTLAATTWLEYKKYFEKDPALARRFQLVQVEEPDETTAVEMLRGVAAKLEQHHGVQVLDAAIHDAVKLSHRYISGRQLPDKAISVLDTACARVALGQHDVPPPLESLRHREQSLEEELQRLRREQATGLDHRERITALETESRGNLVAIRELETRWGEEREAVRELLDARRELLALSDSVDTSKPNEELDDRIDHLAAELARLEAGLDAIRQDDPLVPEQVDSKTVASVIAGWTGIPIGKMLADEAHAVRTLGQRMAQRVMGQEAALATIAQRIQAYRAGLTDPAKPVGVFLLVGPTGVGKTETAYALADALYGGERNLISINLSEYQEAHTVSQLKGAPPGYVGYGSGGVLTEAVRRRPYSVVLLDEIEKAHPDVLEAFYNVFDKGVMEDGTGLVVDFKNTVMLATSNVGAELVLDTPLDQLAGDAFNERLRKVLLQAFRPAFLARMTVVPYRPLDEATLEGIVVAKLEKLQGRYKAATGKQFDFDPAIVKAVLAKCSSAGARDIENVLMAQVTGKLAEWVLE; encoded by the coding sequence ATGGAACTCGGCAGCCTGATCGGACGCCTCAACGCGGAAAGTCGCCGGGCCCTGGAACGGGCTGCACAGCGCTGCCTGCAACGTACCCACCACTACGTGGAAATCGAGCACCTGCTGCTGGAGCTGCTGGATATCGAAGGTGGCGACCTGGCCTGCCTGCTGCCGCGTTTCGGCCTGGAGCGCGACACGCTCGCCTCGGAGATCAACCAGGCGCTGGAACTGTTCAAGGCCGGCAATACCCGCACCCCGGCGCTCTCCGCGCAGACCATCGGCGTGCTCGAGGATGCCGTGGTGCATGCCAGCGTGCTGGGCCAACAGAGCATCCGCTCCGGCCTGCTCCTGCTCGCCCTGCTCGACCGCGACGAACGCCGCACCCTGCTGCTCAACAGTGCCTCGTCACTGCTGCGCATTCCGCGCGAAGCCTTGCGCAGCAACCTGCTGGAATGGACCCAGCCCTCCCGCGAGCAACCCGCCGCCGCCCAGGCCGCCAAGGGAAAGCCCGCCCAGCCAGGCGCCCAGGACTCCATCCTCGACCAGTACACCCAGGACCTCACCGCCGATGCCCATGCCGGGCGCATCGATCCCATCGTCGGACGCGACAGCGAGATCCGCCAGAGCATCGACATTCTCCTGCGCCGCCGGCAGAACAACCCGATCCTCGTGGGCGCCCCCGGCGTGGGCAAAACGGCTGTCGTCGAAGGGCTGGCCCTGCGCATTGCCGCCGGCGACGTGCCGCCACCCTTGCAGGACGTCAGCCTGCGGGTGCTCGACCTCGGCCTGCTGCAAGCTGGCGCTGGCGTCAAAGGCGAGTTCGAACAGCGCCTGAAAGGCGTGATCGACGGGGTACGCAATGCTGACAAGCCAGTCATCCTGTTCATCGACGAGGCCCATACCCTGATTGGCGCCGGCGCCGCCGAAGGCCAGAGCGACGCCGCCAACCTGCTCAAGCCGGCCCTGGCCCGTGGGGAACTGCGCACCCTGGCCGCCACCACCTGGCTGGAGTACAAGAAGTACTTCGAGAAGGACCCGGCCCTGGCCCGACGCTTCCAATTGGTGCAAGTGGAAGAGCCGGACGAGACCACGGCCGTGGAAATGCTCCGGGGAGTCGCCGCCAAGCTGGAACAGCACCACGGCGTGCAGGTACTGGATGCCGCCATTCACGACGCAGTGAAGCTTTCCCATCGCTACATCTCGGGTCGACAGCTGCCGGACAAGGCCATCAGCGTGCTCGACACCGCCTGCGCCCGCGTCGCCCTCGGCCAGCACGATGTGCCTCCGCCGCTGGAAAGCCTGCGCCACCGTGAGCAATCCCTGGAAGAAGAGCTGCAACGCCTGCGTCGCGAACAGGCCACCGGCCTCGACCACCGCGAGCGCATTACCGCACTGGAAACTGAATCGCGCGGCAACCTCGTCGCCATCCGCGAGCTGGAAACCCGCTGGGGCGAGGAACGTGAAGCCGTGCGCGAATTGCTGGACGCCCGCCGGGAACTGCTCGCCCTCAGCGACAGCGTCGACACCAGCAAGCCCAACGAAGAATTGGATGACCGTATCGACCACCTGGCCGCCGAACTGGCGCGCCTGGAAGCTGGCCTCGATGCCATTCGCCAGGACGACCCGCTGGTGCCGGAGCAAGTCGATTCCAAGACCGTGGCTTCGGTCATCGCCGGCTGGACCGGCATCCCTATCGGCAAGATGCTCGCCGACGAAGCCCACGCCGTGCGTACCTTGGGCCAGCGCATGGCGCAACGGGTCATGGGCCAGGAAGCTGCCCTCGCCACCATTGCCCAACGCATCCAGGCCTACCGAGCCGGCCTTACCGACCCGGCCAAACCGGTGGGCGTGTTCCTGCTGGTGGGCCCCACCGGCGTCGGCAAGACCGAGACCGCCTACGCCCTGGCCGATGCCCTCTACGGCGGTGAGCGCAACCTCATCAGCATCAACCTCTCCGAGTATCAGGAAGCCCACACCGTCAGCCAGCTCAAGGGCGCCCCGCCCGGCTACGTCGGCTACGGCTCCGGCGGCGTACTGACCGAAGCCGTGCGCCGCCGACCTTACTCGGTGGTGTTGCTGGACGAGATCGAAAAGGCTCACCCGGATGTGCTGGAAGCCTTCTACAACGTCTTCGACAAGGGCGTGATGGAAGACGGAACCGGCCTGGTGGTGGACTTCAAGAACACCGTGATGCTCGCCACCAGCAACGTCGGTGCCGAACTGGTCCTCGACACCCCGCTCGACCAGCTCGCGGGCGACGCTTTCAACGAACGCCTGCGCAAGGTCCTGCTGCAAGCCTTCCGCCCCGCCTTCCTCGCCCGCATGACCGTGGTGCCGTACCGCCCGCTGGACGAGGCGACCCTGGAAGGCATCGTCGTTGCCAAGCTGGAGAAACTTCAGGGTCGCTACAAGGCCGCCACCGGCAAGCAGTTCGACTTCGACCCGGCCATCGTCAAGGCGGTACTCGCCAAGTGCAGCTCGGCGGGAGCGCGGGATATCGAGAACGTACTGATGGCGCAGGTGACGGGGAAATTGGCGGAGTGGGTGTTGGAATGA
- a CDS encoding endonuclease/exonuclease/phosphatase family protein, translating into MNIMSWNIKQFNYNPQKDKSEQLARMVQIAEIVSSRNIDILTVLEVRPSVKSPIFGESYDDSQGALAIAQLKEILGEQWQYSLSGGNAYKESNKGELYAFLWRSDRAVPLSEPSLTNTNAQQKILPFKNRVPAMMLFGENGTENIVAVMVYHAPNPSEMSDKEIGYIKQLAHVQEFPTVLCGDFNMNTHDVFTILQPEFNLAVTNETSLRVKPTGTDNPYDAIFYHGLTLQSAGGDNLLTTVQNALDMTISTTQEIKSIKHYTSDHAPVWAQFSLT; encoded by the coding sequence ATGAACATCATGAGTTGGAACATCAAGCAATTTAACTACAACCCCCAAAAGGACAAGTCCGAGCAACTGGCTCGCATGGTTCAGATAGCGGAAATCGTTTCGAGCCGGAACATCGACATCCTGACCGTCCTTGAAGTACGTCCGTCCGTAAAGAGCCCGATATTCGGCGAGTCCTATGACGATAGTCAGGGAGCGCTTGCGATTGCTCAGTTGAAGGAAATCCTGGGAGAGCAGTGGCAGTACAGCTTGTCTGGCGGGAATGCATACAAGGAAAGCAACAAGGGTGAACTGTATGCGTTTCTATGGCGTTCCGACCGGGCAGTGCCCTTGAGTGAGCCATCACTTACCAACACCAATGCACAGCAGAAGATCCTGCCGTTCAAGAACCGTGTGCCGGCCATGATGCTGTTCGGGGAGAACGGCACAGAGAACATCGTCGCCGTGATGGTCTACCACGCACCCAACCCGAGCGAAATGAGCGACAAGGAAATTGGCTACATAAAGCAACTTGCCCATGTTCAAGAGTTTCCGACGGTACTCTGCGGCGACTTCAACATGAACACCCACGATGTATTCACCATCTTGCAGCCGGAATTCAATCTGGCGGTCACCAATGAAACCAGCCTGAGGGTCAAGCCTACCGGCACTGACAATCCCTATGACGCCATTTTCTATCACGGCCTGACACTGCAGTCCGCTGGTGGGGATAACCTGCTGACGACGGTACAGAACGCTCTGGACATGACTATCAGTACGACCCAGGAGATAAAGTCCATCAAGCACTACACATCGGACCACGCGCCGGTATGGGCGCAGTTTTCCCTCACCTGA